In the genome of Nonlabens sp. MB-3u-79, one region contains:
- a CDS encoding amidohydrolase family protein, producing the protein MKKFNIILLTSTLVHLSLFAQTHTKIIDMHIHSYTESEFEGKEPDQDYYGNKGSKDAESHRLETFAAFEKFNIVKAMVSGNPESVENWVTKDSNQRIIRGILMYTPDDYDMDSVKFEQMVKDNKIEVFGETAPYYGGTTLSDSIWQPYLQICEKYDIPVAVHMGGGDPGGTYSWSPKARLKLGDPYTIEDVLVKYPKLRIYMMHAGGEDWPEHALRLMAYYPQLYTDLAVMLWVEPNTQRYIKEFIKNAKEAGYLNRVMFGSDQMKFPYAIEKSINFLKSLDFLTDKEKEDIFYNNAAIFLKLKE; encoded by the coding sequence ATGAAAAAGTTCAATATTATATTACTGACTTCTACTTTAGTTCATTTATCCTTGTTTGCACAAACCCATACAAAGATTATTGACATGCATATTCACTCCTACACTGAAAGTGAATTTGAAGGAAAAGAACCAGACCAAGATTATTACGGTAATAAAGGTTCAAAAGATGCAGAATCACACCGTTTAGAAACATTTGCTGCATTTGAAAAATTTAATATCGTTAAGGCAATGGTAAGTGGTAATCCTGAAAGTGTTGAGAATTGGGTAACAAAAGATAGTAATCAACGTATCATAAGAGGTATTTTAATGTATACACCAGATGATTATGACATGGATTCTGTAAAATTTGAACAAATGGTGAAAGATAATAAAATTGAAGTTTTCGGAGAAACCGCGCCTTATTACGGTGGGACAACGTTAAGTGATTCTATTTGGCAGCCTTACTTACAAATTTGTGAAAAATATGATATTCCTGTGGCTGTACACATGGGGGGAGGAGATCCTGGTGGAACATATTCTTGGTCACCAAAAGCAAGATTAAAATTAGGTGATCCATATACAATTGAAGATGTTTTGGTGAAATATCCTAAACTTCGAATTTATATGATGCATGCTGGTGGAGAAGATTGGCCAGAGCATGCTCTTAGGCTCATGGCCTATTATCCACAACTCTATACAGATCTTGCAGTAATGTTATGGGTAGAACCTAATACACAACGCTATATTAAAGAATTTATCAAAAACGCAAAAGAAGCTGGTTATCTAAATCGAGTAATGTTTGGCTCTGATCAAATGAAATTTCCATATGCTATTGAAAAATCAATTAATTTCCTAAAAAGTCTTGATTTCTTGACAGATAAAGAGAAAGAAGATATTTTTTATAATAATGCAGCAATATTTTTAAAATTGAAAGAATAA
- a CDS encoding RelA/SpoT domain-containing protein yields MKRKYSNNEIKVAGKILTKPFEFTELELENAQNILTYWRTIHAYPINTFQATLRDKIKRLGFQDILVAQRLKRSVSIVSKLERFSNMKLSTMQDISGLRAILNDISEVRKMEESYRKSKFKHILKDYKDYINEPARTGYRGIHLIYQYVNEQALEANGLRVEIQIRTKLQHAWATAVETMGTFLNQSLKSSQGSDSWLEYFSLVSSGFSFLEDSPVHEKHQHLSKKEIFEKIIAESDRLNVSERLSAFTVAANHIIQKDSNSKYNLITLNLEKKMVNVKSYPARKLEQANIDYTNIEKEINKGAPLQAVLVSTGSIDSLKKAYPSYFLDSQEFLNKLTLIFAKLQDLK; encoded by the coding sequence ATGAAAAGAAAGTACTCTAATAACGAAATAAAAGTTGCTGGAAAAATATTGACTAAACCTTTTGAATTTACTGAGCTTGAATTAGAAAATGCTCAAAATATTTTAACTTATTGGAGAACTATACATGCTTATCCTATAAATACTTTTCAAGCAACTTTAAGAGATAAAATAAAGCGTTTAGGATTTCAAGATATTCTTGTTGCTCAACGATTAAAAAGAAGTGTTTCCATAGTTTCTAAACTTGAAAGGTTCTCGAATATGAAACTTTCAACAATGCAAGATATTTCAGGATTAAGGGCAATTCTTAACGATATCTCTGAGGTAAGGAAAATGGAAGAGAGTTATCGTAAAAGTAAATTTAAACATATATTAAAAGACTATAAAGATTATATTAATGAACCAGCTCGAACTGGTTATAGGGGAATTCACTTAATCTATCAATATGTAAATGAACAAGCTCTTGAAGCAAATGGATTACGAGTTGAAATTCAAATTCGAACAAAACTGCAGCATGCATGGGCAACAGCTGTTGAAACAATGGGGACTTTTTTAAATCAATCCTTGAAATCTAGTCAAGGTTCTGATAGTTGGTTAGAATACTTCTCACTTGTTAGTAGCGGTTTTTCTTTTTTAGAAGATTCTCCCGTTCATGAAAAACATCAACATTTAAGTAAAAAAGAAATTTTTGAAAAAATAATAGCCGAATCTGACAGACTTAATGTTTCTGAAAGGTTAAGTGCTTTTACAGTTGCAGCAAATCATATAATTCAAAAAGATTCAAATAGCAAGTACAATTTAATAACTCTGAATTTGGAGAAAAAAATGGTTAATGTTAAAAGCTACCCTGCTAGAAAATTAGAACAAGCGAATATAGATTATACGAACATTGAAAAGGAAATAAATAAAGGAGCTCCTCTTCAAGCTGTACTAGTTTCAACAGGATCTATAGATTCTCTAAAAAAAGCTTATCCTAGTTATTTTTTAGATTCGCAAGAATTCTTAAATAAGTTGACCTTAATTTTTGCAAAATTACAAGACCTGAAATAA